From a region of the Thermomicrobium roseum DSM 5159 genome:
- a CDS encoding M16 family metallopeptidase, which yields MDYQKTCLPNGIRIVTSRMPHVRSATVIVYVGVGSRYESDRLAGISHFLEHMLFKGTERRPDPVLISEAIEGVGGMMNASTGREHTDYWVKVPSRHLELAFDVLADMLRHSLFDPGELEKERHVIVEEIHGIRDTPDDYVHDLVDRALWNGHPLGRPIIGSEETVEAITRDELIAYLEQHYRADRLVVAAAGDLTHEQVIELVQRYFGDLEPGTPADPHPARLSDARPTIELLERPTEQAHLCLALPALPYRDERRFVQGMLDSVLSSGMSSRLFKEIRERQGLAYEVYGYLREYADVGQAVIYTGTDVERAERALRAVRGELEKLVREPVPDDELERTKELRVGRIVMGLEDSRAVASWIGGQELVFGEVLTPEEVIARIRAVTSEEIQALAQELFQPERFALAVIGPFADVEPLVCAVR from the coding sequence ATGGATTACCAGAAGACGTGCCTGCCCAACGGGATTCGTATCGTGACCAGCCGGATGCCCCATGTGCGCTCGGCGACGGTCATCGTGTACGTCGGGGTCGGCTCACGCTACGAAAGCGATCGCTTGGCTGGTATCTCGCATTTTCTGGAGCACATGCTGTTCAAGGGCACCGAGCGGCGCCCGGATCCCGTGCTGATCAGCGAGGCGATCGAAGGCGTCGGCGGGATGATGAACGCGTCGACCGGTCGCGAGCATACGGACTACTGGGTCAAAGTGCCGAGCCGGCATCTCGAACTCGCTTTCGATGTTCTGGCTGACATGCTGCGCCACTCGTTGTTCGATCCAGGCGAACTCGAGAAGGAACGGCATGTCATCGTCGAAGAGATCCACGGCATCCGCGACACACCGGACGACTACGTGCACGATCTGGTGGATCGGGCACTCTGGAACGGGCATCCGTTGGGAAGGCCGATCATCGGCTCGGAAGAGACAGTGGAGGCGATCACGCGCGACGAACTCATCGCCTACCTCGAGCAGCATTACCGGGCCGATCGCTTGGTCGTGGCTGCAGCTGGAGATCTGACGCACGAGCAGGTGATCGAACTCGTGCAGCGCTATTTCGGTGATCTGGAGCCAGGGACACCAGCTGATCCCCACCCGGCTCGACTGAGCGATGCACGGCCGACGATCGAACTCCTCGAGCGACCGACCGAGCAGGCGCACCTTTGCCTCGCGCTACCCGCGTTGCCGTACCGTGACGAGCGTCGCTTCGTGCAAGGTATGTTGGATTCTGTGCTCAGTTCCGGCATGAGTTCGCGGTTATTCAAAGAGATCCGCGAGCGCCAAGGACTCGCGTACGAGGTGTACGGGTATCTCCGCGAGTATGCCGACGTCGGGCAGGCGGTCATCTACACGGGTACCGACGTCGAGCGTGCTGAGCGCGCGCTGCGTGCGGTGCGGGGTGAATTGGAGAAGCTGGTGCGCGAGCCGGTTCCCGATGACGAACTCGAGCGCACAAAGGAGCTGCGTGTCGGGCGGATCGTCATGGGCTTGGAAGACAGTCGTGCGGTGGCCAGCTGGATCGGCGGGCAGGAACTGGTGTTCGGTGAGGTGCTGACGCCTGAGGAAGTCATCGCCCGCATTCGGGCGGTCACCAGCGAGGAGATCCAGGCGCTGGCACAGGAACTGTTCCAGCCGGAACGCTTCGCCCTGGCTGTGATCGGGCCGTTCGCGGATGTCGAACCCCTGGTGTGCGCCGTGCGTTAG
- a CDS encoding CinA family protein, producing MPEHPLARYVYELFVERRLTLATAESCTGGLIGHLLTSVPGSSEYYIGGVIAYSNRVKQALLGVPEQVLRSVGAVSRECAEAMAKGARERFATDYAVATTGIAGPGGGTATKPVGLVYVACAGPHGVVVEEHRFTGDRWQNIELSAEAALRLLLDQVQVADRSAMR from the coding sequence CCACTCGCTCGTTACGTCTATGAACTCTTCGTCGAGCGACGGCTGACGCTGGCAACCGCCGAATCGTGCACGGGTGGGCTGATCGGCCATCTCCTCACTTCGGTACCAGGGAGCAGCGAATACTATATCGGTGGGGTCATCGCCTACAGTAACCGCGTGAAGCAAGCGCTGCTCGGTGTTCCGGAACAAGTGCTCCGTTCCGTCGGTGCCGTGAGCCGCGAATGTGCCGAGGCGATGGCGAAGGGAGCACGAGAGCGCTTCGCAACCGACTACGCGGTCGCCACGACCGGCATCGCTGGCCCCGGTGGTGGGACAGCGACGAAGCCGGTCGGACTGGTCTACGTTGCCTGCGCGGGGCCGCATGGTGTCGTGGTCGAAGAGCATCGATTCACTGGTGACCGCTGGCAGAACATCGAGCTGTCGGCGGAAGCGGCGCTCCGGCTGCTGCTCGATCAAGTTCAGGTCGCCGATCGATCGGCGATGAGGTAG